One window from the genome of Hevea brasiliensis isolate MT/VB/25A 57/8 unplaced genomic scaffold, ASM3005281v1 Scaf283, whole genome shotgun sequence encodes:
- the LOC131176931 gene encoding MDIS1-interacting receptor like kinase 2-like — MANQGNCVSYALFVSWIVLLSSCKASFALTAEALALLKWKESLGNQSILQSWGLSLEDANSSNTNHCEWRGIMCNDAGSVTEINLAYTGLTGTLQFLDFSSFPNLLRLDLKVNQLTGTIPSNIGLLSKLQFLDLSTNSLNGTLPLSLANLTQVYELDVSRNNITGVLDPRLFPDGTGAAKTGLVSLKNLLFQTTGLGGRIPQEIGNLNYLSLLALDENHFYGPIPRSLGNLSELSILRLSGNLLSGNIPLNLGRLSKLTDLRLITNKLTGFVPPELGNLSSLTVLHLSENNFTGQLPQQVCQGGKLINFTAAFNNFSGPIPVSLKNCHNLYRVRLEHNHLTGALDQDFGVYPNLTYIDLSFNNFRGELSANWRECQNLTVMRIAGNMLSGKIAVEISQLNRLAVLDLSSNQISGEIPVQLRKLSKLLDLSLKDNRLSGQVPVEIGELSSLQFLDLSMNMLSGPIPYQIGDCTRLQLLGLGKNNLNGTIPYQIGNLVALQDLLDLSYNFLTGGIPSQLGKLTSLERLNLSCNNLSGSIPASLSSMWSLIDANFSYNNLEGPLPDSNIFRSFQPSAYSNNKDLCSGLVQGLRPCNAIPERKSDGNKKNRVVIVVAPIAGGLFLSLALVGVLGFLRRWRSRNMPKDRSKSSSREDPFSICYFNGRIAYEDIIKSTENFNDKYCIGEGGTGKVYKVEMSGSQMLAVKKLNYQSRDGEVERLRSFSNEVAALSELRHRNIVKLHGFCSRGTHIFLVYEFIEKGSLANMLSSDKGAKDLDWEKRIRVIKGVAHALTYMHHDCDPPVVHRDISSKNILLNFELEAHVSDFGNARFLKPDSSNWTTIAGTYGYISPELAYTGMVTEKCDVYSFGVLTLEVMIGKHPGELISCLQSLTDRCIHLEDVLDARLSLPPGQQLADKLSCLLTIALSCLRANPQSRPSMRTVSQLLEKKASSDSGILYGSPLGLRNL; from the exons ATGGCCAACCAAGGGAACTGTGTCTCATATGCGCTTTTCGTTTCTTGGATAGTGTTATTATCTTCCTGTAAAGCAAGCTTCGCTTTAACAGCAGAGGCTCTGGCCCTCCTCAAGTGGAAAGAAAGCCTGGGAAATCAGTCAATTCTCCAGTCATGGGGACTTTCCCTGGAAGATGCCAATTCCAGTAACACAAATCATTGCGAATGGCGAGGAATAATGTGCAATGATGCAGGAAGTGTTActgaaataaatcttgcatacaCAGGCTTGACAGGTACTCTCCAATTCTTAGATTTCTCTTCCTTCCCAAATCTTCTTCGTCTTGATCTTAAAGTAAACCAACTCACAGGCACCATTCCGTCCAACATTGGGTTACTTTCCAAACTGCAATTCCTTGACCTTTCCACCAACTCTCTTAACGGCACTCTGCCTCTTTCTCTTGCCAATCTCACTCAGGTTTACGAGCTTGACGTTTCTCGAAACAATATTACTGGTGTGCTAGACCCGCGCTTGTTCCCTGATGGAACAGGTGCTGCCAAAACAGGCCTTGTTAGCCTAAAAAATTTACTCTTTCAAACTACAGGGCTTGGTGGCAGGATTCCTCAAGAAATAGGAAACCTGAATTATCTGTCTCTTCTAGCGCTAGATGAGAATCATTTTTATGGTCCCATCCCTCGATCTTTAGGAAATTTGAGTGAGTTATCCATTCTGCGCCTTTCCGGCAATCTCCTGTCTGGGAACATCCCACTAAATTTAGGCAGATTAAGCAAGTTAACTGATTTGCGCTTGATCACAAACAAATTGACCGGTTTTGTGCCTCCAGAATTGGGCAATCTTTCATCGTTAACTGTTCTTCACCTTTCTGAGAATAACTTCACTGGCCAATTGCCACAACAAGTGTGCCAAGGTGGAAAGCTAATCAACTTCACAGCTGCCTTCAACAATTTCTCTGGTCCAATCCCAGTAAGCCTAAAAAACTGCCATAACTTGTACAGAGTCAGGCTTGAACATAACCATCTCACGGGAGCTCTAGACCAAGATTTTGGAGTATATCCAAATCTCACTTATATTGACCTAAGTTTCAACAATTTTAGAGGTGAGCTCTCCGCGAATTGGCGAGAATGCCAGAACCTCACAGTTATGAGAATTGCTGGGAATATGCTGAGTGGTAAAATCGCTGTTGAGATTAGTCAACTGAACCGGCTAGCAGTGCTTGACCTTTCTTCCAATCAAATTTCTGGAGAGATACCGGTGCAACTCAGAAAATTATCCAAACTGTTGGATCTAAGCCTGAAAGATAACAGGCTTTCAGGTCAGGTGCCAGTTGAAATTGGAGAACTTTCCAGCCTGCAGTTTCTAGACCTCTCTATGAACATGTTGAGTGGGCCAATTCCGTATCAAATAGGCGACTGCACTAGACTTCAACTGTTAGGCTTGGGCAAGAATAACTTGAACGGGACAATCCCATATCAAATTGGTAATCTTGTAGCTTTACAAGATTTGCTAGATTTGAGCTATAATTTTCTCACTGGAGGGATACCTTCTCAGCTTGGGAAGCTTACGAGTTTAGAACGACTGAATCTATCCTGCAATAATCTCAGTGGTTCAATTCCTGCTTCTCTCAGCAGCATGTGGAGTTTGATTGATGCCAACTTCTCATACAACAATTTAGAGGGTCCACTTCCTGATAGCAACATCTTCCGTTCATTCCAGCCAAGTGCTTATAGCAACAATAAAGACTTATGCAGTGGTCTGGTCCAAGGTCTGAGACCGTGCAACGCCATACCTGAGAGAAAAAGTGAtgggaataagaaaaacagagttGTAATTGTTGTTGCTCCGATAGCAGGTGGACTTTTCCTTTCACTTGCATTAGTTGGTGTTCTTGGATTTCTCCGGAGATGGAGATCAAGAAATATGCCAAAAGATAGAAGCAAATCAAGCAGCAGAGAAGATCCATTCTCGATATGCTATTTCAATGGGAGGATTGCGTATGAAGACATCATTAAATCCACAGAAAACTTCAATGACAAGTACTGCATTGGAGAGGGGGGAACGGGGAAGGTTTACAAAGTGGAAATGTCAGGTTCTCAAATGTTAGCTGTGAAAAAGCTGAATTATCAGAGCAGAGATGGAGAGGTTGAGAGGTTAAGAAGTTTTAGCAACGAGGTAGCAGCTTTATCAGAGCTGCGCCATCGTAACATTGTGAAACTCCATGGATTCTGTTCTCGAGGAACGCATATATTTTTGGTTTATGAGTTCATAGAAAAGGGTAGCTTGGCTAACATGCTAAGCAGCGACAAAGGAGCGAAGGATTTGGATTGGGAAAAGAGAATTAGAGTTATTAAAGGTGTAGCTCATGCTTTAACTTACATGCATCATGATTGCGATCCACCTGTAGTTCATCGAGACATATCGAGTAAAAATATCCTATTGAACTTTGAACTTGAGGCTCATGTTTCAGATTTTGGCAATGCTAGGTTTTTGAAGCCTGATTCATCTAATTGGACAACAATTGCAGGCACATATGGCTATATTTCTCCAG AGCTTGCTTACACAGGCATGGTGACCGAGAAATGTGACGTTTATAGCTTTGGTGTTCTGACATTAGAAGTTATGATCGGAAAGCATCCAGGAGAACTCATATCGTGTCTACAATCATTGACTGACCGATGCATCCACTTAGAAGATGTGTTAGATGCACGTCTCTCGCTTCCCCCAGGCCAGCAACTTGCTGATAAATTGTCCTGTTTGTTAACTATCGCTCTCTCATGTTTACGAGCTAATCCTCAATCTCGACCATCCATGAGAACTGTATCTCAGCTCCTCGAAAAGAAGGCCAGTTCTGATTCGGGAATCTTATACGGTAGTCCACTTGGTTTAAGAAATTTGTAA
- the LOC110636034 gene encoding MDIS1-interacting receptor like kinase 2-like has product MFLKPDSSNWTTIADTYGYVAPELAYTGVVNEKCDVYSFGVLTVEVMIGEHPGELISCLQSLTNLCIHLEDVLDARLSPPPGQQLADKLSFTLTIALSCLRANPQSRPSTRTHYEALWASKARQRETLEGIATIQLQES; this is encoded by the exons ATGTTTTTGAAGCCTGATTCATCTAATTGGACAACCATTGCAGACACATATGGCTATGTTGCTCCAG AGCTTGCTTACACAGGCGTGGTGAACGAGAAATGTGATGTTTATAGCTTTGGTGTTCTGACAGTAGAAGTTATGATCGGAGAGCATCCAGGGGAACTCATATCCTGTCTACAATCATTGACTAACCTATGCATCCACTTAGAAGATGTTTTAGATGCACGTCTATCGCCTCCCCCAGGCCAACAACTTGCTGATAAATTGTCCTTTACGTTAACTATTGCTCTATCATGTTTACGAGCCAATCCTCAATCTCGACCATCCACGAGAACT CATTACGAGGCCCTTTGGGCGTCAAAAGCAAGACAACGGGAAACATTGGAAGGGATTGCCACTATCCAATTACAAGAGAGCtga